In one Candidatus Pelagibacter sp. HTCC7211 genomic region, the following are encoded:
- a CDS encoding demethoxyubiquinone hydroxylase family protein: MTKINNKRVEEFIRVDHAGERGAIKIYEGQLLALNTFIKDDSLKKTIEEMKEHEKEHCEFFENEIKKRNIQPTKFLPLWDLLGVGLGFGSTLLGKKAAMLCTASVEEVIDKHYLDQINQLGNYEKNLKKKIIKFREDEIHHKDIAYDEGATKKGAYSILDKIIKTGSKIAINISEKI, encoded by the coding sequence ATGACAAAAATTAATAATAAAAGAGTTGAAGAATTCATTAGAGTTGATCATGCAGGGGAAAGAGGTGCAATCAAAATTTATGAAGGTCAATTACTTGCTTTAAATACATTTATTAAAGACGATAGTTTAAAAAAAACTATTGAAGAAATGAAAGAACACGAAAAAGAACATTGTGAATTTTTTGAAAATGAAATAAAGAAAAGAAATATTCAACCAACAAAATTTTTACCTCTATGGGATTTATTGGGAGTGGGGTTAGGATTTGGATCAACTTTATTGGGAAAAAAAGCTGCGATGCTTTGCACTGCCTCCGTGGAAGAAGTTATTGATAAACATTATCTCGACCAAATAAACCAACTTGGTAATTATGAAAAAAATCTTAAAAAAAAGATTATTAAATTTAGAGAAGATGAAATACATCACAAGGATATTGCTTATGACGAGGGTGCAACAAAAAAAGGTGCCTACTCAATATTAGATAAAATAATTAAAACTGGCTCTAAAATTGCAATAAATATCTCTGAA